A DNA window from Schistocerca americana isolate TAMUIC-IGC-003095 chromosome 4, iqSchAmer2.1, whole genome shotgun sequence contains the following coding sequences:
- the LOC124612571 gene encoding protein disabled, with amino-acid sequence MQTLRKKTSPCKYKNEPSRFLGEGVSFKAKLIGILEVNEARGDRMCQEALADLKMAIRAAGEHKQRININIAIDGLRLRDEKTGDCLYHHPVHKISFIAQDMSDSRAFGYIFGSPDTGHRFFGIKTDKAASQVVIAMRDLFQVVFELKKKEIELAKQHIEQHQIKLGGGLFSEGSSGTKNGASSLEPGASKMRTIQEDSAVKENGTAASSKSAQQTSEVIADLLDLEFELNSIQQGIHQMERITPSDPFGPSSIREDPFGSDPFGDSFAPATTAAPAPKSSKQPIAILPPPPSAKEPVRSLADPFNVPATSRGTSRRSTNRAATSEQLPAPAPSTVKPVQTQAPTAQPEKHWFDQETESLFDEGELVTPPLTSSVNTVTLPPVQPLSEQDDKESRRSPSAQKAEKPFDVFTELDPLGTGRSKPYVDRKDFFQELKNPPKKVLKDLVTEIPSEATAPLFQATFEKGSNALTPGDGDLPCSTSTVLSSGDKTTVTFSPLTTSALTTMSAKKSLVLDVDPFEDTDPFDKTDPFAEDDFPQNNSFPSLGSSSDPFDTGFADFTMFAKPKKNEVFAGIAAPVPAQDDVKPSTLMSSAESTTPQTFHGPLRVSLPPEKTDVDTVLTTQSVTLPSSSTAPPSVLESPVDTLSKSKSKTSRLSKQTTLSTMVKLPSPKSTPRSSSRLVKQITVDACTTSSTTQSVRLSPTPPMPPTPSKSDRKSPVSQGILEGVTLRNRCAVTPSPPVVASFPDSGDGDSTSRLSGSSAELAEIAPEPPPRPAASIAAIKPPPLPPKRQQISCMMKPPPRPPHADEPPHYDYIENYETSTSPTPHEIDVLQSPPLPVPARRPKFPEVDFVPQRPRRQQPPQPLTAKSSIGSDDYLTPTPFPLLPPPQKKSPSTDSGKFHHLPKARSPVMTTIDSILMSTSSATTTSASDDRKKKPSTSLNITLSQLTKTGLQDLAAALGVSPGHLSNMTLQELTNCLSKLSTEAQGPENGGEETKTETDAIKRDKYATLRESVDDEPEFKADFETNFEPTDSSDKLEDVFQEAPFDKYAVFRELIEEAKDDRRTKGSTDSVDAEPKQRVVVSESSAEEMKARKEAEDKYAALREISLDEGAVEKEDGDTSSEKDDSIAEGIKPEEEDDLLTLSRQQSESTESPTVEAVTLREPQSIIETTILEEDATALEDDAGASAEEIKHTSPLSAEISPVTKNADEQEAVESADGNNGSSVSEKEDATNDIGSPDKDDDRAEGVSSAEGWAKFDSIVPEKTSPDTQREEVSSPWSSDGKETGRMPPAGYQDHLEREQEMERRRRMRARGQWRDDDEEEEGWEDRRADGMPWQERPWRENGWSDGEPYYDDGIHRKERMYHEERTARRRRPAPWKSGQRSSRDPSPWEQDDKDNEDHGWVTVNKRWRDRSVDEDEEEEEEEYEISRKPRSKQYAAPRDDERWRRYEHREMNGLEYEEGRKRRPSPWRGEGESRSSWESVSWDEEERFSQREYCDRRSKAEREEAYWRRRELEHDGRPYPWSRKCVPPDEDYMRPEQTLRWKGERYHRYSRDRSRELPWEDDYSEQGDEESPRYLGRKQNWPKRPSSATESRWTPEKGPASDYVPRIGEKQQHSLPSAARSDRPDSIEKMGSYTMAERRYREKVGRRPRSREGYFNSDQEYDYWPQQERPRRQDKEIGYDQRSQTLHTRRTQRYKKSSEYSYSQKSPFDDDFTMQPFEVGIDINKSQGAESDASDSAKQRSPALSSHSLPVTAGSSVETFAKGKESHSSDPNSRPKEIGLSSPPEPYQSSLGEDTNRVRTPRSSTHRKSPFEDDFTPTEIRGIRLASSVSSDISDHRKSPYEDTKPCSRGPSVVDEPACASVLDQKNGKLSDDVFLPAGTSETGKTHSEHAFADFESTPFGDSEFIPSPKTLSESKYSDKKAPGTVWSGEDSNKHDKFHPGMKLRMSNLMRADSSTSLKKSESINIFVRESDPFDDDFFCSDTASTIPRPRSENTGRAEDKSGASNQTEVFNWTQAFDSFNFEEEK; translated from the exons gTTGTAATTGCAATGCGAGATTTGTTTCAAGTTGTATTtgaactgaaaaagaaagagaTCGAGTTAGCCAAGCAGCATATTGAGCAACACCAAATAAAGTTGGGAGGTGGGCTGTTTTCAGAAGGCTCATCAGGCACAAAG AATGGAGCAAGCAGCTTGGAGCCAGGAGCAAGCAAGATGAGAACTATTCAGGAAGActcagcagtaaaagagaatggaACAGCTGCTTCATCTAAATCCGCTCAACAAACGTCCGAGGTTATAGCAGATCTTCTAGACCTGGAATTTGAACTAAACAGCATACAGCAAGGAATTCATCAAATGGAAAGAATAACGCCATCTGATCCATTTGGACCTTCGTCCATCAGAGAAGACCCTTTTGGAAGTGATCCATTTGGGGATTCGTTTGCCCCTGCAACGACAGCGGCACCAGCTCCAAAGTCAAGCAAGCAGCCTATAGCTATTTTGCCACCACCTCCGTCAGCAAAGGAGCCTGTTCGTTCCCTAGCAGACCCATTCAACGTACCAGCAACATCTCGTGGTACTAGCAGGCGGTCGACCAATCGAGCAGCTACGAGTGAACAACTCCCCGCTCCTgccccaagtactgtgaagccaGTGCAAACTCAGGCGCCTACCGCACAGCCGGAGAAGCACTGGTTCGACCAAGAGACTGAGTCCCTTTTTGATGAAGGTGAATTGGTGACGCCACCATTAACATCCTCTGTAAACACGGTGACCTTGCCACCAGTACAGCCACTTTCTGAGCAA GATGATAAGGAGTCCCGGAGGAGTCCTTCAGCGCAGAAAGCTGAGAAACCGTTTGATGTTTTCACTGAATTGGACCCACTTGGTACGGGCCGCAGTAAGCCGTATGTGGACAGAAAAGACTTTTTCCAGGAACTGAAGAATCCACCAAAGAAAGTTCTTAAGGACTTagtcacagaaattccttccgaagcTACAGCCCCATTATTCCAGGCAACGTTTGAGAAAGGAAGTAATGCACTGACGCCAGGAGATGGTGATTTGCCGTGCTCCACAAGTACTGTGCTGTCGAGTGGTGACAAAACGACTGTCACATTTAGTCCACTGACTACCTCAGCTCTAACCACAATGTCAGCCAAAAAGTCGTTGGTGTTAGATGTTGACCCATTCGAAGACACTGATCCATTTGATAAGACTGATCCCTTTGCTGAAGACGATTTTCCTCAAAATAATTCGTTCCCATCGTTAGGCAGCAGTAGTGACCCTTTTGATACCGGTTTCGCTGATTTTACCATGTTCGCAAAGCCAAAGAAGAATGAAGTTTTTGCTGGCATTGCAGCACCTGTGCCAGCACAGGACGATGTGAAACCATCTACGCTTATGTCCTCGGCTGAAAGCACCACCCCTCAGACTTTCCACGGACCACTGAGAGTTTCATTGCCTCCCGAGAAAACAGATGTAGACACAGTTCTTACCACACAGTCTGTGACACTACCATCGTCATCTACAGCGCCTCCATCCGTACTGGAAAGTCCTGTAGATACACTTAGCAAATCAAAGAGTAAAACTTCACGGCTTAGTAAACAAACCACATTGTCTACAATGGTGAAACTACCAAGCCCGAAGTCAACGCCACGATCCTCGTCACGCCTTGTAAAGCAGATCACTGTGGACGCGTGCACAACCAGTAGCACAACACAATCAGTGCGTCTGAGTCCTACGCCTCCGATGCCTCCGACACCATCAAAATCGGATAGAAAATCACCAGTAAGCCAGGGCATCTTGGAAGGTGTTACGCTACGCAATCGGTGTGCCGTGACCCCTTCTCCTCCAGTGGTCGCCAGTTTCCCAGATTCTGGAGACGGTGACAGTACCTCGAGGCTGTCGGGATCCAGTGCTGAGCTAGCAGAGATAGCCCCTGAACCGCCACCGAGACCTGCAGCTAGCATTGCGGCCATCAAACCACCTCCACTTCCTCCAAAGCGGCAGCAGATTAGCTGTATGATGAAACCACCTCCTAGACCTCCACACGCTGATGAACCACCTCACTATGACTATATAGAAAATTACGAAACGTCGACATCACCCACTCCTCATGAAATCGACGTGTTACAAAGTCCACCTCTCCCAGTTCCAGCAAGAAGGCCAAAATTTCCGGAAGTTGACTTTGTGCCTCAGAGACCAAGGAGGCAACAACCTCCCCAACCTCTCACTGCAAAATCTTCTATAGGCAGTGACGACTACTTAACACCTACACCTTTTCCGTTACTACCTCCGCCTCAGAAGAAAAGTCCTAGCACAGACAGCGGCAAGTTCCATCACCTCCCCAAGGCTCGTTCGCCAGTTATGACGACAATTGATTCCATCCTTATGTCAACCTCGAGTGCAACAACCACATCAGCGAGTGATGACCGAAAGAAAAAGCCGAGTACTTCACTAAATATTACTTTAAGTCAGCTCACAAAAACGGGATTGCAAGATTTAGCAGCAGCGTTAGGTGTTTCTCCCGGGCATTTATCCAACATGACACTCCAGGAACTTACTAACTGCCTCTCCAAGCTCTCGACAGAAGCTCAAGGCCCCGAAAATGGCGGCGAGGAAACAAAGACAGAGACAGATGCGATTAAGAGAGACAAATATGCCACACTGAGAGAGTCGGTGGACGATGAACCAGAGTTTAAGGCAGACTTTGAAACTAATTTTGAACCAACAGACTCATCGGACAAACTAGAGGATGTTTTCCAGGAGGCACCATTTGATAAATATGCTGTATTCCGAGAATTGATTGAAGAAGCTAAAGATGATAGGCGGACTAAAGGAAGCACAGATTCTGTAGATGCTGAACCCAAACAACGAGTAGTAGTCTCCGAAAGTTCCGCAGAAGAGATGAAGGCAAGAAAGGAGGCTGAGGATAAATATGCTGCACTTAGGGAGATTTCTCTAGATGAAGGTGCCGTGGAAAAAGAGGATGGCGACACGTCAAGTGAGAAAGACGACAGTATTGCAGAAGGTATCAAACCAGAGGAAGAGGATGATTTGTTAACGTTATCAAGACAGCAGAGTGAAAGCACTGAATCGCCCACTGTTGAAGCGGTGACGCTTCGTGAACCTCAGTCGATCATTGAAACAACTATATTAGAGGAAGACGCAACTGCTTTAGAAGATGATGCTGGAGCTAGTGCTGAAGAAATAAAGCACACATCACCACTTTCCGCAGAAATAAGCCCTGTCACAAAGAATGCTGACGAGCAAGAGGCAGTAGAATCAGCAGATGGTAATAATGGATCGTCAGTATCTGAAAAAGAAGACGCCACCAACGATATTGGCTCTCCCGATAAGGATGATGACAGAGCTGAAGGTGTGTCCAGTGCTGAGGGTTGGGCAAAATTTGACTCAATTGTACCAGAAAAGACTTCACCTGATACGCAGAGAGAGGAAGTATCTTCACCATGGTCATCTGATGGGAAAGAAACAGGGAGAATGCCTCCAGCTGGTTACCAGGATCATTTGGAAAGAGaacaagaaatggaaagaagaagaagaatgagagcACGAGGTCAGTggcgtgatgatgatgaagaagaagaaggctgGGAAGACAGGAGGGCAGATGGTATGCCATGGCAAGAAAGGCCTTGGAGAGAAAATGGTTGGAGTGATGGAGAGCCATATTATGATGATGGTATTCACCGTAAAGAAAGAATGTACCATGAAGAAAGGACAGCAAGAAGAAGACGACCTGCTCCATGGAAAAGTGGTCAGAGAAGTTCAAGGGATCCATCCCCTTGGGAACAGGATGATAAAGACAATGAAGACCACGGATGGGTTACTGTGAATAAGAGGTGGCGTGACAGATCtgttgatgaagatgaagaagaggaagaagaagaatatgaaaTATCTAGAAAACCTCGATCCAAACAGTATGCTGCACCAAGAGACGATGAGCGGTGGAGGAGATATGAACACAGAGAAATGAATGGGTTAGAGTATGAAGAAGGCAGGAAAAGACGCCCATCTCCTTGGAGAGGAGAAGGTGAAAGTCGAAGCAGTTGGGAATCAGTGTCATGGGATGAAGAAGAACGATTTTCACAACGCGAATATTGTGATAGACGAAGTAAAGCAGAACGTGAAGAAGCATACTGGCGCAGAAGAGAACTTGAACATGATGGAAGACCATATCCTTGGAGCAGGAAGTGTGTTCCCCCTGATGAAGATTACATGCGACCAGAGCAAACCCTTAGGTGGAAAGGTGAAAGATATCATAGATATTCGAGGGATCGTTCTCGGGAACTACCATGGGAGGATGATTACAGTGAACAAGGGGATGAAGAATCGCCCAGGTACTTGGGAAGGAAACAGAATTGGCCAAAACGGCCTAGTAGTGCAACAGAATCACGCTGGACTCCAGAAAAAGGACCCGCCAGCGATTATGTGCCAAGAATTGGAGAAAAACAACAGCATTCTCTCCCAAGTGCAGCACGCTCAGATAGGCCAGACAGTATTGAGAAAATGGGAAGCTACACTATGGCCGAACGAAGATATCGTGAAAAAGTAGGTAGGCGACCGAGGAGTCGGGAAGGATATTTTAATTCTGATCAGGAATATGATTATTGGCCACAGCAAGAAAGGCCCCGCAGGCAAGACAAAGAAATAGGTTACGATCAGAGATCACAGACACTCCATACGAGGAGAACTCAGCGATACAAAAAAAGCAGTGAATATAGCTACAGTCAGAAGTCACCATTCGATGATGATTTCACAATGCAACCATTTGAAGTAGGTATAGATATTAACAAAAGCCAAGGAGCTGAATCAGATGCATCAGATTCTGCAAAACAAAGATCTCCTGCACTCTCAAGTCACAGTCTCCCTGTAACAGCTGGTTCTTCTGTTGAAACTTTCGCAAAGGGTAAGGAAAGCCATAGTAGTGATCCTAATTCCCGGCCAAAGGAAATAGGCCTGAGTAGTCCTCCAGAACCCTATCAGTCTTCACTTGGTGAAGACACAAATAGAGTTAGAACTCCAAGGAGCTCAACTCACAGAAAATCTCCATTTGAAGATGACTTTACTCCTACTGAAATACGTGGCATCAGGCTTGCATCAAGTGTATCAAGTGATATAAGTGACCACAGGAAGTCACCTTATGAGGACACCAAACCGTGTAGTAGAGGCCCAAGTGTGGTAGATGAACCTGCTTGTGCTAGTGTTCTCGACCAGAAAAATGGTAAACTAAGTGATGATGTTTTTCTTCCTGCAGGCACCTCAGAAACAGGAAAAACGCACAGTGAACATGCTTTTGCTGATTTTGAAAGCACGCCCTTTGGTGACAGTGAATTCATCCCTTCACCAAAAACTCTTTCTGAAAGCAAATATAGTGATAAGAAAGCACCTGGAACAGTGTGGAGTGGTGAAGACTCTAATAAACATGATAAATTTCATCCAGGAATGAAACTTCGTATGTCAAACCTTATGAGAGCAGATTCATCAACAAGTTTGAAAAAGTCAGaatcaataaatatttttgtacGTGAAAGTGATCCATTTGATGACGACTTCTTCTGCAGTGATACAGCTTCGACAATACCCCGTCCACGCTCTGAGAACACTGGTCGGGCAGAAGATAAATCTGGTGCTAGTAATCAGACTGAAGTCTTCAACTGGACTCAAGCCTTTGACTCCTTCAACTTTGAAGAAGAGAAGTGA